CTCACCAATATACGCACCTATACGAACTACTAAATTATCAAAATGCTTATTCAATAATTCAGCACCAAACTCCGTATTCATTAATCTTTTTGTATATTTATCAATATAACGAACACTTTCAATAGTGAAATCTAAATTTCTTTTAGTGAGGTTCTCTTTATCCCAGGAATCTTCTGATACATCCTGATACATTAATTTTGCAATGCCTTTTAAATCATCTTTTTTTTATTTTGCTCTATTTAAGAAACCAAACATAAGAGAATTTCTCCTTTATCAATTGTCTCCTAGTGCAGCTACCCTAATTATAACTCTTATTGGATTAACCTGCCCGTTAGTTCACCAAGATTAAAGCAGTATTGTCAAACCTATCTGCAATAAAATGACAAATTCATGAATCTTACGAAAAACTCTTTTCAATTTCAGTTTTAATTGATATTATTCCTATTAGAACAGTAGGAATAGTGGGTGTTTCCAAAAATGTCTTTGTATGAAAAATTACCAAGTGATTTTTTAATTCAATTTTATTATGAAGTGAGGAAAATGATTTCAAAAGGATTAGTTTCTAAAAAGATGTACTATGAATTAGGACTAATAATTGCAGCTGCGTCAAGAAGAGGGATACTACTGGATATGCCAAAAGATTTTGAACAACACATTGTCCACGAATTATTAATGGAATTAAGTAACTAGAACTCCGCAGTTATTGAATAAATAGTTCATCGTAAAGGTCTTCCATTAAACAAACAAAAACGCCACTGATAAAAATCAGTGGCTTTCTTCAACTAAAGCACCCGTTCGTTTAAGTACAATTTTTTCACAAACAATAAATTTTACCTTGTGACAGCAAGTAATAATGTAAGAGAATATTATTAGTAGGCGATTCCTACACGTGATTGGACATAATCGCTACTTTCTATCTGACGATAAGTAAATTCTGCTGTATCAGGAACTGATATTTTCATACCACCTTCTGGCAAAAAATTACGTTCAATTCGATATTGACCTTCTCTTTCTCCATCTGGCAAATATGTAGGACATACAATCGTCCAATCGAGTGTTGATTGTTTCAGCATATCGTAAACTTTATGATGTTCTTCTGCTGCACGGGTTGATTTACGTTTTGATTCACTTGACTGATAACGGATTACGGTTGGCGTAGTTCTACTTTGTAAGATCCCTGCGGTTCCTATCGTGATAATTCGTTGTATACCTTCGTTTTCCATTGCTTCGATAATTAGTGTCATACTTTCTGATAGAGTGGTTGTGCCATCAGTATTTAGTGCACTAATAACTACATCAATCCCATGCATTGCACGTACTATATCATTTTTATTTAAAACATTCCCTTGAATAATGGTTAAATTTCCACTATTTATTTGAATCTTCTCTGGAGTGCGAACTAATACAGTAACATGATGTCTATCATGAAGGGCAAAAGTTACTATTTGACTTCCAACTCGTCCAGTTGCACCTAAAATTAAAATATTCAAAAGTATAATCCTCCTTTTTACGAATACAAATATTACAATACAGCAAAACAAACCTTTGTTATCTAAAGATCACGCATGTTCCAAACAACTTCTTCTCCATTCTCTTTCCAGGTACTATGGTCGCGAATGAAACCAATCTTTTCAAGAACTCGAAAGGAAGCAATATTCCAAGAACCCACAGTAGCCCACAGACGTCGCCGTCCAGTGGCGACCG
This Neobacillus sp. YX16 DNA region includes the following protein-coding sequences:
- a CDS encoding SDR family oxidoreductase, producing the protein MNILILGATGRVGSQIVTFALHDRHHVTVLVRTPEKIQINSGNLTIIQGNVLNKNDIVRAMHGIDVVISALNTDGTTTLSESMTLIIEAMENEGIQRIITIGTAGILQSRTTPTVIRYQSSESKRKSTRAAEEHHKVYDMLKQSTLDWTIVCPTYLPDGEREGQYRIERNFLPEGGMKISVPDTAEFTYRQIESSDYVQSRVGIAY